Proteins from one Variovorax sp. TBS-050B genomic window:
- a CDS encoding 2'-5' RNA ligase family protein yields MAISAFIVDVPAAEPRVADLRARFDATAALGVPAHVTVLVPFMDPDKITPAVLAEAQRALDTICAFDFSLDRVGRFPETAYLAPEPAAPFVEMTMALWRRFPEFPPYGGEHAGVIAHLTAAHGSAANAEAAAALLEERLRAQGPVQARCASVTLIENSSGVWKRMQVFPLRDAGR; encoded by the coding sequence ATGGCGATCTCCGCTTTCATCGTCGACGTACCTGCCGCCGAACCGCGGGTCGCGGACCTGCGGGCGCGCTTCGATGCAACCGCCGCGCTCGGCGTGCCCGCGCACGTCACCGTGCTGGTGCCGTTCATGGACCCGGACAAGATCACGCCGGCCGTGCTTGCGGAAGCGCAGCGCGCGCTCGACACGATCTGTGCGTTCGATTTCTCGCTCGACCGGGTAGGCCGGTTCCCGGAGACGGCCTACCTCGCGCCGGAGCCCGCCGCGCCCTTCGTCGAGATGACGATGGCACTGTGGCGGCGCTTCCCGGAATTTCCGCCCTATGGCGGCGAACACGCCGGCGTCATCGCGCATCTCACGGCCGCGCACGGCAGTGCCGCCAACGCAGAGGCGGCTGCCGCGCTGCTGGAAGAGCGGCTTCGCGCGCAGGGGCCCGTGCAGGCGCGATGTGCCTCGGTGACGCTGATCGAGAATTCCTCGGGCGTGTGGAAGCGGATGCAGGTCTTTCCGCTTCGGGACGCGGGCCGCTAG
- a CDS encoding acetate--CoA ligase family protein, whose product MNAIARLLQPRSVAVVGASADATKTAGRPVSYLLKHGFAGSIYPVNPKVERIGELRCYPDVASLPEAPDVGIVLLGAERAHLAVRELAARRCAAAIVLASGYTETGEEGARRQRQLMEAAGGMRILGPNTIGLVNLSDRIVLSATGALEMQDFPVGGIGVVSQSGGILGALLSRAAARGIGLSKLVSTSNEVDLELADFIDHLADDEATRVIALYIETVRDPVRFRQACLKAARAGKPVVAFKVGRSEAGARAAVSHTGALAGADRMYDALFRQVGVLRAQTFGELLDIASALATGRRLRGTRVAILTSTGGAGTLVSDDLGLAGFDTPAPDAATAEALRALQTGDHAVLDRNPIDVTLAGLKPDLLRGAIDVLLASPSYDALVVIVGSSSLAMPELLAGAIQDCLPRSDKPVIAYVSPHAPEVGALLTRRGVPAFAAAESCTAALRAMRQAAQARPQAEGGAPAAPVAIDDLPAGSLDEHQAKQLFARFGVPCAAERVVATPAEAEAAARELGGRVVLKLLSAAITHKSDVGGVAVGLTAENIGARLGAMAAEVEARTGVLPRRFLVQQMVEGGTELILGMHRDALGTAILLGMGGVTAELFKDTTLRLLPPTGGLGRDEALAMARELRSWPLLDGFRGRPKCDVEALVDAIVAFSRMAAQLGERLVEAEINPLFVLPVVDGQGRGVRAADGVVVLA is encoded by the coding sequence ATGAACGCGATCGCCCGGCTGCTGCAGCCGCGCAGCGTGGCCGTGGTCGGTGCCTCGGCCGACGCCACCAAGACCGCGGGCCGCCCCGTGTCCTACCTGCTCAAGCACGGCTTCGCGGGCAGCATCTATCCCGTCAATCCCAAGGTGGAGCGCATCGGCGAGCTGCGCTGCTACCCCGACGTGGCGTCCCTGCCCGAGGCGCCCGATGTCGGGATCGTGCTGCTGGGCGCGGAACGCGCGCACCTGGCGGTGCGCGAGCTGGCCGCGCGCCGCTGCGCAGCCGCCATCGTGCTGGCGAGCGGCTACACCGAGACCGGCGAGGAAGGCGCGCGGCGCCAGCGCCAGCTGATGGAAGCGGCCGGCGGCATGCGCATCCTCGGGCCCAACACCATCGGCCTGGTGAACCTCAGCGACCGCATCGTGCTCTCGGCCACCGGGGCGCTCGAGATGCAGGACTTTCCGGTCGGCGGCATCGGCGTGGTGTCGCAGAGCGGCGGCATCCTCGGCGCGCTGCTCTCGCGCGCCGCGGCGCGCGGCATCGGCCTGTCGAAGCTGGTCTCGACCAGCAACGAGGTGGACCTCGAACTGGCCGACTTCATCGACCACCTGGCCGACGACGAAGCCACCCGGGTCATTGCGCTCTACATCGAGACCGTGCGCGATCCCGTGCGCTTCCGCCAAGCCTGCCTGAAGGCCGCGCGCGCCGGCAAGCCGGTGGTGGCGTTCAAGGTCGGCCGCTCGGAGGCCGGCGCCCGCGCCGCGGTGTCGCACACCGGCGCGCTGGCCGGCGCCGACCGCATGTACGACGCACTGTTCCGGCAGGTCGGCGTGCTGCGCGCGCAGACCTTCGGCGAGCTGCTCGACATCGCCTCGGCGCTCGCCACCGGCCGCCGCCTGCGCGGCACGCGGGTCGCGATTCTCACCTCGACCGGCGGCGCCGGCACGCTGGTGTCGGACGACCTGGGCCTGGCCGGCTTCGACACGCCCGCGCCCGATGCGGCCACGGCCGAGGCGCTGCGCGCGCTGCAGACCGGCGACCATGCGGTGCTCGACCGCAATCCCATCGACGTGACCCTCGCGGGCCTGAAGCCCGACCTGCTGCGCGGCGCCATCGACGTGCTGCTCGCGAGCCCGAGCTACGACGCGCTGGTGGTCATCGTCGGCTCGTCGAGCCTGGCGATGCCCGAACTGCTCGCTGGCGCCATCCAGGACTGCCTGCCGCGCTCGGACAAGCCGGTGATCGCCTACGTGAGCCCGCATGCGCCCGAGGTCGGCGCGCTGCTGACGCGGCGCGGCGTGCCCGCCTTCGCGGCGGCCGAGAGCTGCACCGCCGCGCTGCGCGCGATGCGCCAGGCCGCGCAGGCCCGGCCGCAGGCCGAAGGCGGTGCCCCGGCCGCCCCGGTCGCGATCGACGACCTTCCCGCCGGTTCGCTCGACGAGCACCAGGCCAAGCAGCTGTTCGCGCGATTCGGCGTGCCCTGCGCGGCCGAGCGCGTGGTCGCCACGCCGGCCGAGGCCGAGGCCGCCGCGCGCGAACTCGGCGGCCGCGTGGTGCTGAAGCTGCTCTCGGCAGCGATCACCCACAAGAGCGATGTCGGCGGCGTGGCGGTCGGCCTCACGGCCGAGAACATCGGCGCGCGGCTGGGCGCCATGGCCGCCGAGGTCGAGGCCCGGACCGGCGTGCTGCCGCGGCGCTTCCTCGTGCAGCAGATGGTCGAGGGCGGCACCGAGCTGATTCTCGGCATGCACCGCGATGCGCTCGGCACGGCGATCCTGCTCGGCATGGGCGGCGTGACGGCGGAGCTGTTCAAGGACACCACCCTGCGCCTGCTGCCGCCCACCGGCGGCCTGGGCCGCGACGAGGCGCTGGCGATGGCGCGCGAACTCCGCTCGTGGCCGCTGCTCGACGGCTTCCGCGGGCGCCCGAAGTGCGATGTCGAGGCGCTCGTCGATGCCATCGTCGCCTTCTCGCGCATGGCCGCGCAGCTCGGCGAGCGGCTGGTCGAGGCCGAGATCAATCCGCTGTTCGTGCTGCCGGTGGTGGACGGCCAGGGCCGGGGCGTGCGCGCGGCCGACGGGGTGGTGGTGCTGGCCTGA
- a CDS encoding tripartite tricarboxylate transporter substrate binding protein — protein MASLHRTAALLAAAFTLAALSAAPARAQTEWPTAKPISYVVPFTAGGSTDIVGRILANKLQESLHQSVVVDNRPGQAGGIGAAYVAKAAPDGYTLFGGTISTHAINPSLYKKLPYDAMKDFEPVTLVGRLPNVLIVNSQLGVNSVAELIALLKKDESKRTFASSGAGTSTHLAGEMFADMIGVKLTHVPYKGTPPAMTDVASGLVPFMFDQVTAALPLVKSGKLKLLAVTTGKRIALVPELPTMIESGVAGFEMSSWQAVYAPKGTPKPIVDRLNAEIAKALRQPDVQAKLSGQLAMEIVGSSPEELRAHMAREIPRWAELVKKSGATAD, from the coding sequence ATGGCTTCCCTGCACCGCACCGCGGCGCTCCTTGCCGCGGCCTTCACCCTTGCCGCGTTGTCGGCCGCGCCCGCGCGCGCCCAGACCGAATGGCCCACGGCCAAGCCGATCAGCTACGTGGTGCCGTTCACGGCGGGCGGTTCGACCGACATCGTTGGCCGCATCCTCGCGAACAAGCTGCAGGAGAGCCTGCACCAGTCGGTGGTGGTGGACAACCGGCCCGGCCAGGCCGGCGGCATCGGCGCCGCTTACGTCGCCAAGGCCGCGCCCGACGGCTACACGCTGTTCGGCGGCACCATCAGCACGCACGCGATCAATCCGAGCCTCTACAAGAAGCTGCCCTACGACGCGATGAAGGACTTCGAGCCCGTCACGCTCGTGGGCCGGCTGCCGAACGTGCTGATCGTCAACAGCCAGCTCGGCGTGAATTCGGTGGCCGAGCTGATCGCGCTGCTCAAGAAGGACGAGTCGAAGCGCACCTTCGCGTCCTCGGGCGCGGGCACCTCCACGCACCTGGCGGGCGAGATGTTCGCCGACATGATCGGCGTGAAGCTCACGCACGTGCCGTACAAGGGCACGCCGCCCGCGATGACCGACGTGGCCTCGGGCCTCGTGCCCTTCATGTTCGACCAGGTGACGGCCGCGCTGCCGCTGGTGAAGAGCGGCAAGCTCAAGCTGCTGGCCGTGACCACCGGCAAGCGCATCGCGCTGGTGCCCGAGCTGCCGACCATGATCGAGTCGGGCGTGGCGGGCTTCGAGATGTCGTCCTGGCAGGCCGTGTACGCGCCCAAGGGCACGCCCAAGCCGATCGTCGACCGCCTCAACGCCGAGATCGCGAAGGCGCTCAGGCAGCCCGACGTGCAGGCCAAGCTCTCGGGTCAGCTCGCGATGGAGATCGTCGGCAGCTCGCCCGAGGAGCTGCGCGCGCACATGGCGCGCGAGATCCCGCGCTGGGCCGAGCTCGTGAAGAAGTCAGGCGCGACGGCCGACTGA
- a CDS encoding GntR family transcriptional regulator codes for MTALPPIRLDRTRLAAPQVLEKLRDAILSLDLAPGTVLARQELADRFGVSQTPVREALLRLAEEGLVDVFPQHATLVSRIDLDAAREAHFLRRSIELELVHQLAEEAPPALVPQLQAQIALQATLAAARQYGDFVTADRKFHHLMYEAAGMPGLWDLVCRVSGHVDRLRRLHLPTAGKTEAILRDHRAIVRAIAKHDGAAAQKALRAHLSGTLSSLPEICARHPEFIAPGR; via the coding sequence ATGACTGCCCTCCCCCCGATCCGACTCGACCGCACGCGCCTGGCGGCGCCGCAGGTGCTCGAAAAGCTGCGCGACGCCATCCTGTCCCTCGACCTCGCCCCCGGCACGGTGCTGGCCCGGCAGGAACTGGCCGACCGCTTCGGCGTGAGCCAGACGCCCGTGCGCGAGGCGCTGCTGCGCCTGGCCGAGGAAGGGCTGGTCGACGTGTTCCCGCAGCATGCGACGCTGGTGAGCCGCATCGACCTCGACGCGGCCAGGGAGGCGCACTTCCTGCGCCGCTCGATCGAACTCGAACTCGTGCACCAGCTCGCCGAGGAGGCGCCGCCCGCGCTCGTGCCGCAGCTGCAGGCCCAGATCGCGCTGCAGGCCACGCTCGCCGCCGCGCGGCAGTACGGCGACTTCGTCACCGCCGATCGCAAGTTCCACCACCTGATGTACGAGGCCGCGGGCATGCCGGGCCTCTGGGACCTGGTCTGCCGCGTCTCGGGCCACGTCGACCGGCTGCGCCGCCTGCACCTGCCCACGGCCGGCAAGACCGAGGCGATCCTGCGCGACCACCGCGCCATCGTGCGCGCGATCGCGAAGCACGACGGCGCCGCGGCGCAGAAGGCGCTGCGCGCGCACCTCTCGGGCACGCTGAGTTCGCTACCGGAGATCTGTGCGCGGCATCCGGAGTTCATTGCGCCGGGGCGCTGA
- a CDS encoding glycosyltransferase has translation MKIAVLTYGTEGDTRPLGALCHALDQAGHASVLLADAATLASTQALGVCTQALAGDIRGALGASGAIANVVAQSERPGAAAKALAAIANTHAAAWLRQTVQTAQGCDAIVCAGLAAFVGLSAGEALGVPVIGAGLFPLTPTRDFATPFIPPARVPRWLNRPSHHLINTLLWRAFRPAVNAARAEVCGLPPRRRLWTTHPMLYGFSPSLVPRPADWPANASVCGQWIPPARAWQAPEALEAFLAAGEAPLYIGFGSMTGFDARRMRQTIVDAAAGRRVVLNPGWSGLDAEGLPPNFHVVGDVPHDWLFPRMALMVHHGGSGTTHSAARAGVPSVVVPFAGDQFFWAHRLAQAGVAPEAVAGSRLDADALARGIAFADRAEVRERAAVLGARMRAEDGLARGVEAIERALAGTSVGRRA, from the coding sequence ATGAAGATCGCCGTGCTCACCTACGGCACCGAGGGCGACACGCGCCCGCTCGGTGCCCTGTGCCATGCGCTCGACCAGGCCGGCCACGCCTCGGTGCTGCTGGCCGACGCCGCCACGCTCGCGAGCACGCAGGCACTCGGCGTATGCACGCAGGCGCTCGCGGGCGACATCCGCGGCGCGCTCGGCGCGAGCGGCGCGATTGCCAACGTGGTGGCGCAGAGCGAGCGCCCTGGCGCCGCCGCCAAGGCGCTGGCCGCGATCGCCAACACGCATGCGGCCGCCTGGCTGCGCCAGACGGTGCAGACCGCGCAGGGCTGCGATGCGATCGTCTGCGCCGGCCTGGCCGCCTTCGTGGGCCTCTCGGCCGGCGAGGCGCTCGGCGTGCCGGTGATCGGCGCGGGCCTGTTCCCGCTCACGCCCACGCGCGACTTCGCGACGCCCTTCATCCCGCCCGCGCGCGTGCCGCGCTGGCTGAACCGCCCGAGCCATCACCTGATCAACACCCTGCTGTGGCGCGCCTTCCGGCCCGCGGTCAACGCGGCACGCGCCGAGGTCTGCGGCCTGCCGCCGCGCCGGCGGCTCTGGACCACGCATCCGATGCTCTACGGCTTCTCGCCCAGCCTCGTGCCGCGGCCGGCCGACTGGCCCGCCAACGCTTCGGTCTGCGGGCAGTGGATTCCGCCCGCGCGCGCATGGCAGGCGCCCGAGGCGCTCGAGGCCTTCCTCGCCGCGGGCGAGGCGCCGCTCTACATCGGCTTCGGCAGCATGACGGGCTTCGACGCGCGCCGCATGCGGCAGACCATCGTCGATGCCGCCGCGGGCCGGCGCGTGGTGCTCAACCCGGGCTGGAGCGGCCTCGACGCCGAAGGGCTGCCGCCGAATTTCCATGTCGTCGGCGACGTGCCGCACGACTGGCTGTTCCCGCGCATGGCGCTGATGGTGCACCACGGCGGGTCGGGCACCACGCATTCGGCCGCGCGCGCGGGCGTGCCCTCGGTGGTGGTGCCGTTCGCGGGCGACCAGTTCTTCTGGGCGCACCGGCTCGCGCAGGCCGGCGTGGCGCCCGAAGCCGTGGCGGGCAGCCGGCTCGATGCGGACGCGCTCGCGCGCGGCATCGCGTTCGCCGACAGGGCCGAGGTGCGCGAGCGGGCGGCGGTGCTCGGCGCGCGCATGCGCGCCGAAGACGGGCTCGCGCGCGGCGTCGAGGCGATCGAGCGCGCGCTCGCCGGTACGTCAGTCGGCCGTCGCGCCTGA
- a CDS encoding ribonuclease activity regulator RraA has translation MNPDTREKLTKVSTATLCTALFKRGLRNQFIQNVHPLNATLPNMVGEAFTLRYMPAREDLNPITVFNDRGHPQRQAVEQCPEGAVLVMDSRKDARAASAGGILVTRLMKRGAAGVVTDGGFRDSPDIAKLGFPAYHQRPSAPTNLTLHQAIDINVPIGCGDVAVWPGDVMVGDAEGVVVIPAAMADEIAAEATEMTVFEDFVQQKVQEGRSILGLYPPTEEQSRTEFAAWRQAEGR, from the coding sequence GTGAATCCTGACACCCGCGAGAAGCTGACGAAGGTCAGCACCGCCACCCTGTGCACCGCGCTGTTCAAGCGCGGCCTGCGCAACCAGTTCATCCAGAACGTGCATCCGCTCAACGCGACCCTGCCCAACATGGTGGGCGAGGCCTTCACGCTGCGCTACATGCCCGCGCGCGAGGACCTGAACCCGATCACCGTGTTCAACGACCGCGGCCATCCGCAGCGCCAGGCGGTGGAGCAGTGCCCCGAGGGCGCGGTGCTGGTGATGGACAGCCGCAAGGACGCGCGCGCCGCATCCGCCGGCGGCATCCTCGTCACGCGCTTGATGAAGCGCGGCGCGGCCGGCGTGGTCACCGACGGCGGCTTCCGCGACAGCCCCGACATCGCGAAGCTCGGCTTTCCCGCCTACCACCAGCGCCCGAGCGCGCCCACCAACCTCACGCTGCACCAGGCGATCGACATCAACGTGCCGATCGGCTGCGGCGACGTGGCGGTCTGGCCCGGCGACGTGATGGTGGGCGATGCCGAGGGCGTGGTCGTGATCCCCGCGGCCATGGCCGACGAGATCGCGGCCGAGGCCACCGAGATGACGGTGTTCGAGGACTTCGTGCAGCAGAAGGTGCAGGAAGGCCGCTCGATCCTCGGCCTCTATCCGCCGACCGAGGAACAGAGCCGCACCGAGTTCGCCGCCTGGCGGCAGGCCGAGGGCCGCTGA
- a CDS encoding TetR/AcrR family transcriptional regulator — MPVPELPGRRERRRAQTLDHVATTAMRLFNTAGYDATTMEQIALAADVAKGTLYNHFATKEAILAHWVHMQLAADAERLGALLAEPGDFETRLGRLLAASADWSERHRGYLLDYFRFRFLNIEDELGGGGPDAEGRPRDLAGLFALLIEQAQQDGTLRADLTAEHLASLLHHLYFGALMRWLTLPGLVLSEEFEAVVELFVRGAAAAGKAPRGRKRA; from the coding sequence TTGCCAGTTCCCGAACTCCCCGGCCGCCGCGAGCGGCGCCGCGCCCAGACGCTCGACCACGTGGCCACCACCGCGATGCGGCTCTTCAACACCGCGGGCTACGACGCCACCACCATGGAGCAGATCGCGCTCGCGGCCGATGTGGCCAAGGGCACGCTCTACAACCATTTCGCGACCAAGGAAGCGATCCTCGCGCACTGGGTCCACATGCAGCTCGCGGCCGATGCCGAGCGCTTGGGCGCGCTGCTGGCAGAGCCCGGCGATTTCGAGACACGGCTCGGGCGGCTGCTCGCGGCCTCGGCCGACTGGTCGGAGCGCCACCGCGGCTACCTGCTCGACTACTTCCGCTTCCGCTTCCTCAACATCGAGGACGAGCTCGGCGGCGGCGGCCCCGACGCGGAGGGCCGGCCGCGCGACCTCGCGGGCCTGTTCGCGCTGCTGATCGAGCAAGCGCAGCAGGACGGCACGCTGCGCGCCGACCTCACGGCCGAGCACCTCGCCTCGCTGCTGCACCACCTCTACTTCGGCGCGCTGATGCGCTGGCTCACGCTGCCCGGCCTCGTGCTGTCCGAGGAGTTCGAAGCCGTCGTCGAACTCTTCGTGCGCGGCGCCGCCGCCGCGGGCAAGGCACCGCGCGGGAGGAAGCGCGCATGA
- the araD gene encoding L-arabinonate dehydratase — MPRTYDTLRSARWFAPDDFRSFGHRSRVMQMGYASADWAGKPVIAIVNTWSDANQCHSHFKQRVDDVKRGIFQAGGFPLELPAISLSESMVKPTTMLYRNFLAMETEELLRSHPIDGAVLMGGCDKTTPGLTMGALSMGLPFIYLPAGPMLRGNWRGQVLGSGSDAFKYWDQRRAGQLSDQAWQEMEAGIARSHGTCMTMGTAATMMGIAEAVGFTLPGASSIPAADANHVRMSAECGRRIVQMVWDDLTPAKILSRANFENGIACAMAMGCSTNAIIHLIAMSRRAGHPITLADFDAASRRVPVIANIRPSGDRYLMEDFFYAGGLPALLERIRGHLKTEALTVNGRTLGENIAGAEVFNDDVIRPLSNPIYAEGALAVLRGNLAPDGVVIKPSACAPHLLQHTGRALVFDDYPSLKKAVDDPALDVTGEDILVLRNAGPRGAGMPEWGMLPIPTKLLKQGVTDMLRLSDARMSGTSYGGCLLHCTPEAAVGGPLALVQTGDRIRVDVPARSIHLEVSDEELARRRAAWTAPPPRYERGYGWMFGRHILQANEGCDFDFLETTFGRPVPEPDIF, encoded by the coding sequence ATGCCCCGCACCTACGACACCCTGCGCAGCGCGCGCTGGTTCGCCCCCGACGACTTCCGCTCCTTCGGCCACCGCTCGCGCGTGATGCAGATGGGCTATGCGAGCGCCGACTGGGCCGGCAAGCCGGTGATCGCCATCGTCAACACCTGGAGCGATGCCAACCAGTGCCATTCGCACTTCAAGCAGCGCGTGGACGACGTGAAGCGCGGCATCTTCCAGGCCGGCGGCTTTCCGCTCGAGCTGCCCGCGATCTCGCTGTCGGAAAGCATGGTCAAGCCCACGACCATGCTCTATCGCAACTTCCTCGCGATGGAGACCGAGGAACTGCTGCGCAGCCATCCGATCGACGGCGCGGTGCTCATGGGCGGCTGCGACAAGACCACGCCGGGGCTGACGATGGGTGCGCTGAGCATGGGCCTGCCCTTCATCTACCTGCCGGCCGGGCCGATGCTGCGCGGCAACTGGCGCGGCCAGGTGCTGGGCTCGGGCTCCGACGCCTTCAAGTACTGGGACCAGCGCCGCGCCGGCCAGCTCAGCGACCAGGCCTGGCAGGAGATGGAGGCCGGCATCGCGCGCAGCCACGGCACCTGCATGACCATGGGCACGGCCGCCACGATGATGGGCATCGCCGAGGCCGTGGGCTTCACGCTGCCGGGCGCATCGAGCATTCCCGCGGCCGACGCCAACCACGTGCGCATGAGCGCCGAGTGCGGCCGGCGCATCGTGCAGATGGTCTGGGACGACCTCACGCCCGCGAAGATCCTCTCGCGCGCGAACTTCGAGAACGGCATCGCCTGCGCGATGGCGATGGGCTGCAGCACCAACGCGATCATCCATCTGATCGCGATGTCGCGCCGCGCGGGCCATCCGATCACGCTGGCCGACTTCGACGCGGCGAGCCGCCGCGTGCCGGTGATCGCCAACATCCGGCCGAGCGGCGACCGCTACCTGATGGAAGACTTCTTCTACGCCGGCGGACTGCCCGCGCTACTCGAGCGCATCCGCGGTCACCTGAAGACCGAGGCACTCACCGTCAACGGCCGCACGCTGGGCGAGAACATCGCGGGCGCCGAGGTGTTCAACGACGACGTGATCCGGCCGCTTTCGAACCCGATCTACGCCGAGGGCGCGCTCGCGGTGCTGCGCGGCAACCTCGCGCCCGACGGCGTGGTGATCAAGCCCAGCGCCTGCGCGCCGCACCTGCTGCAGCACACCGGCCGCGCGCTGGTGTTCGACGACTATCCGAGCCTCAAGAAGGCGGTGGACGACCCGGCGCTCGACGTGACGGGCGAGGACATCCTGGTGCTGCGCAACGCCGGCCCGCGCGGCGCGGGCATGCCCGAATGGGGCATGCTGCCGATCCCGACCAAGCTGCTGAAGCAGGGTGTGACCGACATGCTGCGCCTCTCGGATGCGCGCATGAGCGGCACCAGCTACGGCGGCTGCCTGCTGCACTGCACGCCGGAGGCCGCGGTGGGCGGGCCGCTCGCGCTGGTGCAGACCGGCGACCGCATCCGCGTCGACGTGCCCGCGCGCAGCATCCACCTCGAAGTGAGCGACGAGGAACTCGCGCGCCGCCGCGCCGCCTGGACCGCGCCGCCGCCGCGCTACGAGCGCGGCTACGGCTGGATGTTCGGCCGCCACATCCTGCAGGCCAACGAGGGCTGCGACTTCGACTTCCTCGAAACCACCTTCGGCCGCCCCGTGCCCGAGCCCGACATCTTCTGA
- a CDS encoding MmgE/PrpD family protein produces the protein MHPTEALGLYARAHRDAALSEEVLHHAKRAVIDWYASLFPGLATDPLPQLAQVLADDLDRGRAQLGDGRRATARAAALYNGAAAHAAEVDDSFRDAMYHPGAATIAAALAASQEAGANGLAFLRALVLGYEVSTRIGVVMGRAHYRHWHNTGTVGTFGAAAAAAGVLQLDALPFAHALATAATFAAGLQQAFRMDSMSKPLHAGRAAEAGLLAAQLAARGVTGSLDVLDGEAGLGHAMSDGPDWSQAAATLGRDFHITRLSFKNHIGCGHTFAAIDAALALRTQHGLRPEDIAHVQVDTYRPALDIACHAHPRTANEARFSLRYVVATALAHGSVRLAAYEPARLDDARTRELMARIDVRVDPALDAAFPGRRGAHVAITTRDGATLAHLQPDRKGDPELPLSDAELEGKFLELAGPVIGAAEAGRLLAQLWSLERADAPPGFVPR, from the coding sequence ATGCACCCCACCGAAGCCTTGGGCCTCTATGCCCGCGCCCACCGCGACGCGGCGCTTTCCGAGGAGGTCCTCCACCACGCCAAGCGCGCCGTGATCGACTGGTACGCCTCGCTGTTCCCCGGCCTCGCGACCGACCCGCTGCCGCAACTCGCGCAGGTGCTCGCCGACGACCTCGACCGCGGCCGCGCACAGCTCGGCGACGGACGCCGCGCCACGGCGCGGGCCGCCGCGCTCTACAACGGCGCCGCGGCGCACGCGGCCGAGGTGGACGACAGCTTCCGAGACGCGATGTACCACCCGGGCGCCGCCACCATCGCCGCGGCGCTGGCCGCGAGCCAGGAGGCCGGCGCGAACGGGCTGGCCTTCCTGCGCGCGCTGGTGCTCGGCTACGAAGTCTCCACGCGCATCGGCGTGGTGATGGGCCGTGCGCACTACCGCCACTGGCACAACACCGGCACGGTCGGCACCTTCGGCGCCGCGGCCGCGGCGGCCGGCGTGCTGCAGCTCGACGCCCTGCCCTTCGCGCATGCGCTGGCCACGGCCGCCACCTTCGCGGCCGGGCTGCAGCAAGCCTTCCGCATGGATTCGATGTCCAAGCCGCTGCATGCGGGCCGCGCCGCCGAAGCCGGCCTTCTCGCGGCGCAGCTGGCCGCGCGCGGCGTGACCGGCTCGCTCGACGTGCTCGACGGCGAGGCCGGCCTGGGCCATGCCATGAGCGACGGCCCCGACTGGTCGCAGGCCGCCGCGACGCTGGGCCGCGACTTCCACATCACGCGCCTCAGCTTCAAGAACCACATCGGCTGCGGCCACACCTTCGCCGCCATCGATGCCGCGCTCGCGCTGCGCACGCAGCACGGCCTGCGGCCCGAGGACATCGCGCACGTGCAGGTCGACACCTACCGGCCCGCGCTCGACATCGCCTGCCATGCGCATCCGCGCACCGCGAACGAGGCGCGCTTCAGCCTGCGCTATGTGGTCGCGACCGCGCTCGCGCACGGCAGCGTGCGGCTCGCGGCCTACGAGCCCGCGCGACTGGACGACGCGCGCACGCGCGAACTCATGGCGCGCATCGACGTGCGCGTGGACCCGGCACTGGACGCCGCCTTCCCGGGCCGGCGCGGCGCGCACGTGGCGATCACCACGCGGGACGGCGCCACGCTCGCGCACCTGCAGCCCGACCGCAAGGGCGACCCGGAGCTGCCGCTCTCGGACGCCGAGCTCGAAGGCAAGTTCCTGGAGCTCGCCGGTCCGGTGATCGGCGCCGCCGAGGCCGGCCGGCTGCTCGCGCAGCTGTGGTCGCTGGAGCGGGCGGACGCGCCGCCCGGCTTCGTGCCGCGCTGA